One window of Sulfurospirillum sp. 1612 genomic DNA carries:
- the lepA gene encoding translation elongation factor 4, with translation MDQSRIRNFSIIAHIDHGKSTLADRLIQECGAVSEREMGAQMMDTMDIEKERGITIKAQSVRLTYVKDGISYILNLIDTPGHVDFSYEVSRSLASSDGALLVVDASQGVEAQTIANVYIALEHNLEIIPVLNKIDLPAADPERVKDEIEHVIGLDCDDAIEASAKSGIGIRELLDKIVEKIPAPHGDEDAPTKAIIYDSWFDNYLGALALVRVYDGEIKKGQEIFVMGTGKKHEVLNLMYPHPLALQKTAAIKTGEVGIVVLGLKNIGDVRVGDTITDNKNKTAQPIKGFEEIKSFVFAGIYPIETDKFEDLRDALDKLKLNDASISYEPETSVALGFGFRVGFLGLLHMEVVKERLEREFGLDLIATAPTVTYKVTKTSGEVLDIQNPSQLPPVNEIGSILEPYVKATILTPTEFLGNIITLLNNKRAIQEKMDYITQERVLLEYLIPMNEIVMDFYDKLKSVSKGYASFDYEQTDYKEGDLVKLDVLVAGEVVDALSIIVPRQNATTKGREFVKAMKEIVPRQLFEVAIQASIGNKVIARETVKSVGKNVTAKCYGGDITRKRKLLEKQKAGKKRMKSIGRVQLPQEAFLTVLKLD, from the coding sequence ATTGATCAATCTCGAATTAGAAACTTTTCTATCATTGCCCATATTGACCATGGCAAAAGCACGCTAGCTGATCGCCTGATCCAAGAGTGTGGGGCGGTAAGTGAGCGCGAGATGGGTGCTCAAATGATGGATACCATGGATATAGAAAAAGAGCGTGGCATTACCATCAAGGCTCAAAGTGTGCGTTTGACCTATGTTAAAGACGGTATATCTTATATCCTCAACCTAATCGACACTCCCGGTCATGTGGATTTCTCTTATGAAGTATCAAGATCACTAGCCTCCAGTGATGGAGCGCTACTTGTTGTTGATGCGAGCCAAGGGGTAGAGGCTCAAACCATTGCCAATGTTTATATTGCATTGGAACACAATTTAGAAATCATTCCGGTACTCAATAAGATTGATTTACCCGCAGCTGACCCTGAGCGTGTCAAAGATGAGATTGAGCATGTTATCGGACTTGATTGTGATGATGCCATCGAAGCGAGTGCGAAAAGTGGCATAGGGATTCGAGAACTTTTGGATAAAATCGTCGAAAAAATTCCTGCTCCACATGGTGATGAAGATGCGCCGACAAAAGCGATTATTTATGATAGTTGGTTTGATAATTATCTCGGAGCTCTTGCGCTGGTTCGGGTTTATGATGGTGAAATCAAAAAAGGACAAGAGATTTTTGTGATGGGTACGGGCAAAAAACATGAAGTCCTCAATCTCATGTATCCTCATCCTCTAGCTTTGCAAAAAACAGCGGCGATCAAAACTGGCGAAGTTGGCATTGTTGTCTTAGGATTGAAAAATATCGGCGACGTGCGCGTGGGTGATACGATTACCGATAACAAAAATAAAACAGCACAACCTATCAAAGGATTTGAAGAGATTAAATCATTTGTATTTGCGGGGATTTATCCTATCGAAACGGATAAGTTTGAGGATTTAAGGGATGCGCTTGATAAATTAAAACTCAATGATGCAAGTATCTCTTATGAGCCTGAAACCTCCGTGGCTCTTGGTTTTGGATTTCGTGTGGGATTTTTGGGATTGCTTCATATGGAAGTGGTCAAAGAGCGATTGGAGCGGGAATTTGGGCTTGATCTCATTGCTACAGCTCCGACAGTGACTTATAAAGTAACCAAAACCAGTGGTGAAGTCCTAGACATCCAAAATCCCAGCCAGTTACCTCCGGTTAATGAAATCGGAAGTATTTTAGAGCCCTACGTCAAAGCGACCATTTTGACACCAACGGAGTTTCTGGGGAATATTATCACACTTTTAAACAATAAGCGTGCCATACAAGAGAAGATGGATTATATCACGCAAGAGCGGGTACTTTTGGAGTATCTGATTCCGATGAATGAAATTGTTATGGATTTTTATGATAAGCTCAAATCGGTGAGCAAAGGATATGCGAGTTTTGATTATGAACAAACCGATTACAAAGAGGGTGATTTGGTCAAACTTGATGTCCTAGTAGCAGGAGAAGTCGTGGACGCACTCTCTATTATCGTGCCACGACAAAATGCCACGACTAAAGGTCGAGAATTTGTTAAAGCGATGAAAGAGATTGTGCCAAGACAACTCTTTGAAGTGGCAATTCAAGCAAGTATTGGCAATAAAGTCATTGCAAGAGAAACAGTCAAATCAGTAGGTAAAAACGTCACGGCGAAATGTTATGGTGGTGATATCACGCGAAAACGAAAATTGCTTGAAAAACAAAAAGCAGGGAAAAAAAGGATGAAGTCCATCGGTCGGGTGCAACTTCCACAAGAGGCTTTCTTAACCGTCTTAAAATTAGATTAG
- a CDS encoding phosphoribosyltransferase has protein sequence MYSFYKYSELCKLLHTKHTYIGAKIFAYLSHHAILPFLKEANLRDVVLLPIDDHVRGGYSHTAVMAHELKTVLPTIYGSIRAQNPIRYSGQKLKVRQAQKRDFKIKCKAGISAILIDDVVTTGNTLMEAQATCQKNDIMIAFAITLADAREDTPLGFKKG, from the coding sequence GTGTACTCTTTTTACAAATACAGTGAACTTTGCAAACTCTTACATACCAAGCATACGTATATCGGTGCTAAAATATTTGCTTATTTGAGTCATCATGCTATCTTGCCTTTTTTAAAAGAGGCAAATTTGAGAGATGTTGTCTTGCTTCCTATTGATGACCATGTCAGAGGGGGTTATTCGCATACTGCGGTGATGGCTCATGAGCTAAAAACCGTACTCCCTACGATATATGGATCCATAAGAGCACAAAATCCTATCCGCTATTCTGGACAAAAACTCAAAGTAAGACAAGCGCAGAAGAGAGATTTTAAAATCAAATGTAAAGCAGGAATTTCTGCCATTTTGATTGATGATGTGGTGACCACAGGGAATACATTGATGGAAGCACAAGCGACATGTCAAAAAAATGACATCATGATAGCCTTTGCTATCACCTTAGCGGATGCGCGTGAAGATACCCCATTAGGGTTTAAAAAGGGGTAA
- a CDS encoding Hsp20/alpha crystallin family protein → MLIRKYNPFTNPEATMVKYDLVNDFMNFFDSKLDDSNIVNFKPKVNTIEGENAYHIEVDLPGVKKEEIEVNVKDNTLTISGERKVKNEVKEKDYYKMESAYGSFARSFTLPEKVDVENIHANSQDGVLEVVIPKLDVIDNKTKKIEIK, encoded by the coding sequence ATGTTAATCAGAAAATACAATCCATTTACCAATCCAGAAGCAACCATGGTCAAATACGATTTGGTTAATGATTTCATGAATTTCTTCGATTCAAAGTTAGATGATTCCAATATCGTCAATTTCAAACCAAAAGTCAATACCATCGAAGGGGAAAATGCTTATCATATAGAAGTCGATTTGCCAGGGGTTAAAAAAGAGGAGATTGAGGTCAATGTCAAAGACAATACCCTCACAATCTCAGGAGAGCGAAAAGTCAAAAATGAGGTCAAAGAAAAAGACTACTATAAAATGGAAAGTGCTTATGGTAGCTTTGCAAGAAGTTTCACACTTCCTGAAAAGGTCGATGTCGAAAATATTCATGCCAACTCTCAAGATGGCGTCTTAGAAGTCGTCATTCCAAAACTTGATGTCATCGATAATAAAACCAAAAAAATTGAAATCAAGTAA
- a CDS encoding Crp/Fnr family transcriptional regulator gives MAKQKELQLFQGFDDAFKNEINACAKIVHFKKGDIPYFADDLMQHFYSIIDGKIKAYQLNLDTLREQTFFIYRRGDMLDTIILLDQTSHPLMYEALTPTQALQFPIEKVREWIDTKPEFNKKFFPYIASQMRHTESLASDLSLLDTTQRLIKLLLENMNPDNNFKHNLLHNLSNTEIANLIGTVRQVIERHLKAFERQNILSAERKNITIKDLTKLLKKITQLQLK, from the coding sequence ATGGCAAAGCAAAAAGAACTTCAATTATTTCAAGGTTTTGACGATGCCTTTAAAAATGAGATTAATGCCTGCGCTAAAATCGTTCATTTTAAAAAAGGCGATATTCCTTATTTTGCGGATGATTTAATGCAACATTTCTATTCGATTATTGATGGAAAAATCAAGGCCTATCAACTCAATCTCGACACGCTAAGAGAGCAAACGTTTTTCATCTATCGTCGCGGTGATATGCTCGATACTATCATACTGCTTGATCAGACATCACACCCGCTCATGTATGAAGCCCTCACGCCAACACAAGCATTGCAATTTCCTATCGAAAAAGTACGTGAATGGATTGATACAAAACCAGAGTTTAATAAAAAGTTTTTCCCATATATCGCCTCACAAATGCGTCATACTGAATCCTTAGCTAGTGATTTGTCGCTCCTTGATACCACGCAAAGACTCATAAAATTGTTACTTGAAAATATGAATCCCGACAATAATTTCAAACACAATTTGCTGCATAATCTCTCCAACACAGAGATTGCCAATCTCATCGGCACCGTTAGACAAGTAATCGAGCGCCACCTTAAAGCGTTTGAACGTCAAAATATTCTCAGCGCAGAGCGCAAAAACATCACCATCAAAGATCTCACAAAATTATTGAAAAAAATCACCCAATTGCAACTTAAGTAG
- a CDS encoding Na/Pi cotransporter family protein — translation MHYTSILLQAFSGLGLFLFGMYFLEAQIKESAGTSFRKMMKKATKTNMSSLFIGISATTIFQSSSLVSLMVLSLIGAEMMSLQSAVSVIIGANLGTTATAWIMAIVGFKANITLILYIMIGLGGLGKVLISNENKWKNYSGVLFGIGLIFLGLNEMKDSLGIFAKHFDVASITLENPYWYAVIGLVLTALIQSSSASIAIIQSALFANLITFHAAGAFVIGADIGTTITIILGSLGGISNKKRTAAAHVIYNITTDLMALCLLFPLIAVVNYLLPTAESVIKIALFHSLYNVIGVLIWFPLIAKFSKLLQKFFKTTPHTVTQYIHQTPAHDTQTAIDALQKEIEYLSDKIERFALYAINIPNHKILESHDTMDTAILSSYQDNIHLSYHKIYEQIRLLEGEIYRYISTISIQNQDKDSQEILEHLSRKIALLTAASKSIKDMLLDLAQLYNAPSMDEQNFYENLRSQILKSTHAFHQARSGDNSAIEEIQKMYEATSDSYKKNIDLVEKIAKNFNIKSEMTAIVVNDLYLAKNYSKSLLKSLIS, via the coding sequence ATGCATTATACCAGCATACTGTTGCAAGCATTTTCAGGTCTTGGACTTTTTCTCTTTGGTATGTATTTTCTCGAAGCTCAAATTAAAGAATCTGCTGGCACGTCATTTAGAAAAATGATGAAAAAGGCAACCAAAACCAATATGTCAAGTCTCTTTATCGGAATATCTGCTACGACCATATTCCAAAGTTCCTCCTTAGTCTCTTTGATGGTACTCTCACTCATCGGGGCAGAGATGATGAGCTTGCAAAGTGCCGTATCGGTGATTATTGGTGCCAATTTAGGTACCACCGCAACAGCTTGGATTATGGCCATTGTCGGTTTTAAAGCCAACATCACACTGATTTTATACATCATGATAGGGCTTGGAGGACTTGGCAAGGTGTTGATATCCAATGAGAACAAATGGAAAAATTATAGTGGTGTGCTCTTTGGTATCGGTCTGATTTTTTTAGGTCTCAATGAGATGAAGGATAGTTTGGGAATTTTTGCCAAGCATTTTGACGTTGCATCGATTACTTTGGAAAATCCCTATTGGTACGCGGTGATTGGGCTTGTTTTAACCGCTTTAATCCAATCGAGCTCTGCATCCATTGCCATCATACAAAGTGCCCTCTTTGCCAATCTCATCACATTTCATGCCGCAGGTGCCTTTGTCATCGGTGCAGATATTGGTACGACCATCACCATCATTTTGGGGTCTCTTGGCGGTATTTCCAATAAAAAAAGAACGGCTGCAGCACATGTGATTTATAATATTACAACCGACCTCATGGCATTGTGCTTACTCTTCCCGCTTATTGCTGTTGTCAATTATCTCCTGCCAACTGCTGAGAGTGTCATCAAAATCGCACTGTTTCACTCTTTGTATAATGTCATTGGTGTGCTCATTTGGTTTCCGTTAATCGCAAAATTTTCAAAATTGCTGCAAAAATTTTTCAAAACAACACCCCATACCGTCACCCAATATATCCACCAAACTCCCGCTCATGATACACAAACGGCGATTGATGCGCTTCAAAAAGAGATTGAATACCTCAGCGATAAAATTGAACGTTTTGCCCTCTATGCCATCAACATACCCAATCATAAGATTTTGGAGTCTCATGATACAATGGATACGGCTATTTTATCATCATATCAAGACAATATTCATCTCTCTTATCATAAAATTTACGAACAAATTCGTCTCTTAGAAGGAGAAATTTATCGTTATATTTCTACCATTAGTATCCAAAATCAAGACAAAGATTCTCAAGAAATCTTAGAGCATCTCTCCCGCAAAATTGCTCTTCTCACAGCAGCATCAAAATCAATCAAAGACATGCTTTTGGATCTTGCGCAACTTTACAATGCCCCGAGTATGGATGAACAAAATTTTTATGAAAATTTGCGCAGCCAAATTCTCAAAAGTACGCACGCATTTCATCAAGCAAGAAGCGGGGACAATAGTGCCATAGAAGAGATTCAAAAGATGTATGAAGCGACCTCAGATTCATACAAAAAAAATATCGATTTGGTAGAAAAAATCGCTAAAAATTTTAATATTAAATCAGAGATGACTGCCATCGTCGTGAATGACCTCTATCTAGCCAAAAACTATTCAAAATCGCTTCTAAAATCCCTCATATCATAG
- the yddG gene encoding aromatic amino acid exporter YddG, producing MLKCRKKRKSSIKQHILKGNIFGLIAILLWSTLASFSVLAKRIPPLELTAMAFFIAFLIGLILWKKEKKGIVIHLKFPLRVWLIGVGGLFGYHFFYFLALQHAPAAEANLINYLWPLLIVLFSSFLPNEHLRWFHVIGALLGLSGVVILVSGGVGFHFQAAYFQGYLYALSCAMIWASYSVLSRYFAHVPTSAVGGFCGVTAVLALIFHFIFETTVIPNITEILAAVMLGLGPVGGAFFVWDYGLKHGDIKLLGSSAYAIPLLSTLLLLIFGLSSVSYSLWIACALIILGSLISSLNHFKKRKSTQS from the coding sequence ATGTTAAAATGTCGCAAAAAAAGGAAATCCTCCATCAAACAGCATATCTTAAAGGGAAATATTTTTGGACTTATTGCTATTTTATTGTGGTCCACACTAGCAAGTTTTAGTGTTTTAGCCAAGCGAATTCCACCGCTTGAGCTCACTGCCATGGCTTTTTTTATCGCTTTTTTAATTGGTTTGATACTTTGGAAAAAAGAGAAAAAAGGGATTGTAATCCATCTCAAATTTCCGCTTCGCGTGTGGTTGATTGGCGTGGGGGGACTTTTTGGATACCATTTTTTCTACTTTTTAGCATTGCAACATGCTCCTGCGGCAGAGGCTAATTTGATTAATTATCTGTGGCCTCTTTTGATTGTGCTATTTAGCTCTTTTTTGCCCAATGAACACCTGCGTTGGTTTCATGTCATCGGCGCACTTTTAGGCTTAAGCGGTGTCGTGATTTTGGTGAGCGGTGGCGTTGGATTTCATTTTCAAGCAGCCTATTTTCAAGGTTATCTATACGCACTCTCTTGCGCGATGATTTGGGCGAGTTATTCAGTACTCTCTCGCTATTTTGCGCATGTTCCAACAAGTGCTGTGGGTGGATTTTGTGGTGTGACTGCGGTGTTGGCCTTGATATTTCATTTCATCTTTGAGACAACGGTTATTCCAAACATCACCGAGATACTGGCGGCTGTCATGTTAGGCTTAGGCCCTGTGGGTGGTGCGTTTTTTGTTTGGGATTATGGCTTGAAACATGGAGATATCAAACTCTTAGGCTCATCCGCTTATGCGATACCATTGTTATCAACACTATTGTTGCTCATCTTTGGTCTCTCTTCTGTGAGTTATAGTTTGTGGATTGCGTGTGCTTTGATTATCTTAGGCTCACTCATCTCATCGCTAAATCATTTTAAAAAGAGAAAATCAACACAATCATGA